The Paraburkholderia agricolaris genome includes the window CGGGATACGCAACGGCTTCGTAGAGAAGATGGATGACACTGTCATACCGTTCGACGGACAGATCCACGGTGATTCCCCCGGAGTCTTGATTTGTTAGACGCGCGGCATAGTCCTGCGACCGACTTTAGCAAGGGATTCTTACAGTTGGTTTCCACGTCGCTTCCGTGGCTGGTTTTCGCAAAAAAGCAGTGGTTTCTGAAAAGCCGAGTGCGCTCGGCTCGCTCTCGATGCCATACGTTGGATATCTACGGTCAATTACGCACCTTCAGGGAGAGCGGTAATGAGAGCAGATCGGGGGAGGTTATTCCGTGATTGATGCATCGTTATGAGTTGCCACTCGCTGAGCAGATCGTTGCGGCATGTCTATACATATCGCTTATCTTTTTTCAATCCGACTGTGATGCGCTGGGCAAGCGCGAAGCGGGACAGGCTGCCGCAGAATTCTCTAAAAGCCAGCTATCTCTCACCAGATAACGGCCTTCCCATGAAATAACGTTTCTGACAAAAATGGAAGCTGAGATCGCGTACACGAATCGGGTAATCCCTATTTGCACACACTTGTCTATACAAGTAAATTTCTACCCTGCGTGATCGAACTCGACATGGCCGGGTACCAGAAGTCCCCGCCGCCAGGCGAGCAAACCGCTGCTCGCTCCCGATTCGCCAGATAGATAAAAGCGGCGGCTCGTACCGCCACACCCGTAACTCCAATCGTCCGTTCGCCCGACTCGATGTCGGGCAAGTGGCATCGGAAGTGTTCTGGAGAATGTTTCTTGGCAATTCCCACTGAAGACGCCGCCAGCGGCGCGTTGATCGAATCCCGCTCCATTGACTACATCCCCGATGCGGAAAGGCATGGCAGCCTGTTTAGCCAGTTCACGCTGTGGCTATCGGCCAACCTGCAGATCACGGCCATCGTGACGGGCGCGCTCGCTGTCGTACTTGGCGGGGACGTGTTCTGGTCGCTCGTCGCCCTGGTGATCGGGCAGATCATCGGTGGAACCGTGATGGCGCTGCACGGTGCTCAGGGACCCCAACTCGGCCTCCCACAAATGATTTCGAGCCGGGTGCAGTTCGGCGTGTACGGCGCGATGATTCCCATCGTGCTCGTGTGCCTGATGTACGTCGGTTTTTCGGCAAGCGGTTCGGTGCTGGCCGGCCAGGCGGTCGCCCAGCTTTTCAACGTCGACGACGCGCTCGGCATCGTGATGTTCGCCGCCGTGATCGTGCTCCTGACGATCTTCGGCTACCGCTCGATTCACTTCGTCGGGCGCATTGCCAGTGTGGTGGGCGTCGCGGCCTTTGTCTTCATGTTTGCACAGCTCTTCGCGCGTCACGACGTTGGTGCGTTGCTTGCGAACCGGCACTTCACGCTCGCCAGTTTCCTGCTTTCGATGTCGCTGTCGGCTTCGTGGCAGATCGCGTTCGGCCCGTACGTCGCAGACTACTCGCGTTATCTGCCGCGTTCGACCTCGTCTATCCGTACGTTTCTCGCTGTGGGACTCGGCTCGGTAATCGGCGCACAGGCTGCCATGACCTTTGGCGTGTTCGCTGCGGCACTCGCAGGAAGCCAGTTCTCGCACCACGAGGTGTCGTACATCGTCGGACTGGGCGCGAGCGGTGCGATTGCCGCGCTGCTTTACTTCAGCATCGCATTCGGCAAAGTCACTGTCACGACGCTCAACGCATATGGCAGCTTCATGTCGATGGCGACGATTGTCAGCGGCTTTCGCGGTCAGCGCGCCATCTCGACCCGTCACCGCCTGCTTTACATCCTCGGCATGGTGGGCGTATCGACGTTGGTCGCGTTGGCGGGCCGCCATTCGTTCCTGAAAGAGTTCTCAGCGTTCATCCTGTTCCTGCTCGCTTTCTTCACGCCGTGGAGCGCGATCAACCTCGTGGACTACTACTGCTTTACGAAATCGCGCTACGACGTCCCGGCTCTCTCGAATCCGGACGGCCGGTACGGCCGCTGGAATGTCATGGCCATCTCGATCTATGTCGTTGGGGTGGTGGTTCAGA containing:
- a CDS encoding purine-cytosine permease family protein, translated to MPTEDAASGALIESRSIDYIPDAERHGSLFSQFTLWLSANLQITAIVTGALAVVLGGDVFWSLVALVIGQIIGGTVMALHGAQGPQLGLPQMISSRVQFGVYGAMIPIVLVCLMYVGFSASGSVLAGQAVAQLFNVDDALGIVMFAAVIVLLTIFGYRSIHFVGRIASVVGVAAFVFMFAQLFARHDVGALLANRHFTLASFLLSMSLSASWQIAFGPYVADYSRYLPRSTSSIRTFLAVGLGSVIGAQAAMTFGVFAAALAGSQFSHHEVSYIVGLGASGAIAALLYFSIAFGKVTVTTLNAYGSFMSMATIVSGFRGQRAISTRHRLLYILGMVGVSTLVALAGRHSFLKEFSAFILFLLAFFTPWSAINLVDYYCFTKSRYDVPALSNPDGRYGRWNVMAISIYVVGVVVQMPFISTGFYTGPLVDALGGTDISWILGLIVPAVLYYTCARHSSRTIPKHLILPVEQGNARN